One Streptomyces sp. NBC_00523 genomic region harbors:
- a CDS encoding type I polyketide synthase, giving the protein MTSSPPTQPSGIAVVGMACRYPDADSHEELWQNVLAGRRAFRRLPDERMRAEDYYSPDPAAPDRFYSSKAAVIDGFAFDRVKYRVAGSTFRATDMTHWLALDTAARALEDAGFPLGEGLGDLNTGVILGNTLTGEFSRANLMRLRWPYVRRTVGAALREQGWDDDALAKFLGELEERYKSPFPPIGEDSLAGGLANTIAGRICNHFDLKGGGFTVDGACSSSLLSVATACDALADGRLDVAVVGGVDLSIDPFEVIGFAKTGALATGEMRVYDRGSNGFWPGEGCGMLVLMRDRDAVAQGRFRYANVAGWGYSSDGRGGITRPEASGHRLALQRAYAAAGFGIETVGYFEGHGTGTAVGDATELRAFSEARRAADPDTEPAAISTVKGNFGHTKAAAGVAGLIKAILAVRHQVIPPATSHVDPHPELTGDRPALRVPGDAELWPEGAPIRAGVSSMGFGGINAHVVVEHADGVRKEAVGRVTRQLVRSRQDTELLLLDAETTAELRGKATHLAAFVQKLSFAELGDLAATLQSDLDGRPVRAAVVAATPEQAEKRFTKLLTLLDGGARSALDIDGGVFLGGATPQARIGFLFPGQGAGRRADGGALRRRFAAVDELYRAHPLPAEGDLADTAVAQPRIVTSSLAALRVLSDLGIEAVGAAGHSLGEVTALHWAGATDEASVLRIAAERGRLMAAASAGGGGMAGISAPADDVEPLLAGEPVVIAGYNGPRQTVISGPADAVQRVCAAASARGLGTAAVNVSHAFHSEAVAPAAEALGTFLRAQEFTPPARRMISTVTADEVTADTDVPELLTRQVRQPVRFAEAVQTLSAEVDLLLEVGPGKILRGLAEDIAPGVPVVSLDADSTSLSGLLTAAAAAYALGARLESGALFKGRFTRPLPLDKEFRFFASPAESTPDVDLRFTDVRVDEPPAPAQADETTADATGGEGDSLSVVLRLAAERAELPLEAVNPHSNPLDELHLSSITVTQIMNRAAQELGITAPMVTTAFATSTLAELAGLLDGLRETGKADDGAEESRIAQGVAPWVRAFAIDLVPTEPGPATVWGSAGHGDWELFASERHPLAPALHEALSTAGLGGGVLLCLPRDCDENHTPLMIAAVRAALSRGASRFLAVGDRRGAAGLAKTLHLEAPDIATTVVTLPLPDDMPADRARELSARIVTDVAATSGFSEVRYGPDGLRTVPVLRALPHASPAGERDADAGAGQALGAGDVLLVTGGGKGITAECALALAVGTGAGVGLLGRSDPATDPELRANLRRMTAAGVNFRYVSADVTSGDEVKAAVAEIGDALGPVTAVLHGAGRNEPHALANLDEASFRRTLATKITGLENVLTAVDPAALRLLLTFGSIIGRAGLRGEGDYATANDWLTDLTLRVQEDYPDCRCVALEWSVWSGAGMGERLGVLESLVREGIEPIPTEDGVAMLKQLLAEGRTPSALVVMGRAGGLPTLTLETADLPLMRFVDRPQAHYPGIELVVDSDLSASDDPYLSDHELDGDLLFPAVLGMEAMAQAAAALTGFEGAPVLEDMEFLRPIVVPPDGRTTIKVAVLAESPGAVKAVIRSSETGFQADHFRATLRYDRPEPEDAGPVPVSDDAPRIPLDPARDLYGPVLFQGARFQRLAGYRQLAAKECVAEIADMATLPWFARHLPDELVLADPGTRDALMHSIQCCVPDATLLPVSVERLHLADPAAARGDKQVTLHARERSRNGDTYVYNLDVRDELGTLVERWEGLVLQAVRKQDGTGPWQPALLGPYLERRAERLLPEAVRCVVRPDGEAPGEGLTARRKATAEAAGWALGRRTTVDHRPDGRPEIAGGPRISASHGAGVTLVVTSEAPVACDVQQAEHRSPEEWAGMLGAEGTALARLIAAEHHEEPSVAATRVWSAVECLRKSGRAVAALTVDSTPDAEKHWVVLRSGEARIATFPTSLEGVGEPVVFALMAQPVERND; this is encoded by the coding sequence ATGACGTCCTCCCCCCCTACGCAGCCCTCCGGGATCGCCGTCGTCGGTATGGCCTGCCGCTACCCCGATGCGGACAGCCACGAGGAACTGTGGCAGAACGTCCTGGCCGGTCGGCGAGCCTTCCGCAGACTGCCGGACGAGCGCATGCGCGCCGAGGACTACTACTCGCCCGACCCCGCGGCCCCGGACCGCTTCTACTCCAGCAAGGCCGCCGTCATCGACGGCTTCGCATTCGACCGGGTCAAATACCGCGTCGCGGGCAGCACCTTCCGCGCCACCGACATGACGCACTGGCTCGCGCTCGACACGGCCGCCCGGGCCCTGGAGGACGCGGGATTCCCGCTGGGCGAAGGGCTCGGCGACCTCAACACCGGGGTCATCCTCGGCAACACCCTGACCGGCGAATTCAGCAGGGCCAACCTGATGCGGCTGCGCTGGCCCTACGTGCGCCGCACCGTCGGCGCCGCACTGCGCGAGCAGGGCTGGGACGACGACGCGCTGGCGAAGTTCCTGGGCGAGCTGGAGGAGCGCTACAAGAGCCCCTTCCCGCCGATCGGTGAGGACTCCCTGGCCGGCGGCCTCGCCAACACCATCGCCGGACGGATCTGCAACCACTTCGACCTCAAGGGCGGCGGGTTCACCGTCGACGGGGCCTGCTCCTCGTCGCTGCTCTCCGTCGCCACCGCGTGCGACGCCCTGGCCGACGGCCGGCTCGACGTTGCCGTGGTCGGCGGGGTGGATCTCAGCATCGACCCCTTCGAAGTCATCGGCTTCGCCAAGACGGGCGCCCTCGCCACCGGTGAGATGCGCGTCTACGACCGCGGGTCCAACGGCTTCTGGCCCGGTGAGGGCTGCGGCATGCTCGTCCTCATGCGCGACCGGGACGCCGTCGCGCAGGGCAGGTTCCGCTACGCCAACGTCGCCGGCTGGGGCTACTCCTCCGACGGCCGGGGAGGGATCACCCGGCCCGAGGCCAGCGGACACCGCCTGGCCCTCCAGCGGGCCTACGCCGCCGCCGGGTTCGGCATCGAGACCGTCGGCTACTTCGAAGGCCACGGCACCGGTACGGCCGTGGGCGACGCCACCGAACTGCGCGCCTTCTCGGAAGCACGCCGCGCCGCCGACCCCGACACGGAACCCGCCGCCATCAGCACAGTGAAGGGCAACTTCGGGCACACCAAGGCCGCGGCAGGCGTCGCCGGACTCATCAAGGCCATCCTCGCCGTACGCCACCAGGTCATCCCGCCCGCGACCAGCCACGTGGACCCGCACCCCGAACTCACCGGCGACCGGCCGGCCCTGCGGGTCCCCGGCGACGCGGAGCTGTGGCCCGAGGGCGCCCCCATCCGCGCCGGTGTCTCCTCCATGGGATTCGGCGGGATCAACGCCCACGTGGTGGTCGAACACGCCGACGGAGTACGCAAGGAGGCCGTCGGCCGCGTCACCCGGCAGCTCGTACGGTCACGGCAGGACACGGAACTGCTGCTGCTCGACGCCGAGACGACGGCCGAGCTGCGCGGGAAGGCCACCCACCTGGCCGCCTTCGTCCAGAAGCTGTCCTTCGCGGAACTGGGCGACCTCGCCGCCACCCTTCAGAGCGACCTCGACGGCCGGCCGGTCCGGGCCGCCGTCGTCGCGGCCACCCCGGAACAGGCGGAAAAGCGCTTCACCAAGCTCCTCACGCTGCTGGACGGCGGGGCCCGGTCGGCGCTCGACATCGACGGCGGAGTGTTCCTCGGCGGTGCCACGCCACAGGCCCGCATCGGGTTCCTCTTCCCCGGCCAGGGAGCCGGCCGGCGCGCGGACGGCGGTGCGCTGCGCCGCCGCTTCGCAGCCGTCGACGAGCTGTACCGCGCTCACCCGCTGCCCGCCGAAGGCGACCTGGCCGACACGGCGGTGGCCCAGCCGCGCATCGTCACCTCCTCCCTCGCGGCCCTGCGGGTGCTCTCCGACCTGGGCATCGAGGCGGTGGGCGCGGCCGGTCACAGCCTCGGCGAGGTCACCGCCCTGCACTGGGCGGGAGCCACGGACGAAGCCTCGGTGCTGCGGATCGCGGCGGAACGCGGCCGGCTCATGGCGGCGGCGAGCGCGGGCGGCGGCGGCATGGCGGGCATCTCCGCCCCCGCCGACGACGTCGAACCGCTGCTGGCCGGTGAACCGGTCGTGATCGCCGGCTACAACGGCCCCCGGCAGACCGTGATCTCCGGCCCCGCCGACGCCGTCCAGCGGGTCTGCGCCGCCGCCTCCGCCCGGGGACTGGGCACCGCGGCCGTCAACGTCTCGCACGCGTTCCACTCCGAGGCCGTCGCCCCCGCGGCCGAAGCCCTCGGGACCTTCCTGCGGGCGCAGGAGTTCACTCCGCCCGCCCGCCGCATGATCTCGACGGTCACCGCCGACGAGGTCACGGCCGACACCGATGTGCCGGAGCTGCTGACCCGGCAGGTGCGGCAGCCGGTGCGCTTCGCCGAAGCGGTCCAGACCCTGTCCGCCGAGGTCGACCTGCTGCTCGAAGTCGGCCCGGGGAAGATCCTGCGAGGACTGGCCGAGGACATCGCGCCCGGTGTGCCCGTCGTCTCGCTCGACGCCGACAGCACCTCGCTGTCCGGACTGCTGACCGCCGCAGCGGCCGCGTACGCCCTCGGCGCGCGCCTGGAGTCCGGCGCGTTGTTCAAGGGCCGCTTCACCCGGCCGCTGCCCCTGGACAAGGAGTTCCGCTTCTTCGCCAGCCCGGCCGAGTCCACCCCCGACGTCGACCTGCGCTTCACCGACGTACGCGTGGACGAGCCGCCCGCCCCCGCGCAGGCGGACGAGACCACGGCAGACGCCACGGGCGGCGAAGGCGACAGCCTCTCGGTGGTCCTGCGGCTGGCCGCGGAGCGTGCCGAACTCCCCCTGGAAGCGGTCAACCCGCACAGCAACCCGCTCGACGAACTGCATCTGAGCTCCATCACCGTGACCCAGATCATGAACCGCGCGGCCCAGGAACTCGGCATCACAGCCCCCATGGTGACCACGGCGTTCGCCACCTCCACGCTGGCCGAGCTCGCGGGCCTGCTGGACGGGCTGCGGGAGACCGGCAAGGCCGACGACGGGGCGGAGGAGTCCCGGATCGCCCAGGGCGTCGCCCCTTGGGTGCGCGCCTTCGCCATCGACCTGGTGCCCACCGAGCCGGGCCCAGCCACCGTGTGGGGGTCCGCCGGGCACGGGGACTGGGAGCTGTTCGCATCCGAACGGCACCCGCTCGCGCCCGCGCTCCACGAGGCGCTGTCCACCGCGGGGCTCGGCGGCGGCGTGCTGCTGTGCCTGCCCAGGGACTGCGACGAGAACCACACCCCGCTGATGATCGCCGCCGTCCGTGCCGCGCTCTCCCGCGGCGCCTCCCGCTTCCTGGCGGTGGGGGACCGGCGCGGCGCCGCAGGTCTGGCCAAGACCCTGCACCTGGAGGCGCCGGACATCGCGACCACCGTCGTCACCCTGCCGCTGCCCGACGACATGCCGGCCGACCGCGCCCGCGAACTGAGCGCCCGCATCGTCACCGACGTCGCGGCGACCAGCGGATTCAGCGAGGTCCGCTACGGGCCCGACGGCCTTCGCACCGTACCCGTCCTCCGCGCGCTGCCCCATGCCTCCCCGGCCGGTGAGCGTGACGCGGACGCCGGGGCGGGGCAGGCGCTCGGGGCCGGGGACGTCCTGCTGGTGACCGGCGGCGGCAAGGGCATCACGGCGGAATGCGCCCTCGCCCTCGCCGTCGGCACCGGAGCCGGAGTCGGCCTGCTCGGCCGGTCCGACCCGGCGACCGACCCGGAACTGCGGGCCAACCTGCGCCGGATGACCGCGGCGGGCGTCAACTTCCGTTACGTGAGCGCCGACGTCACCTCCGGCGACGAGGTCAAGGCGGCGGTCGCCGAGATCGGCGACGCGCTCGGACCGGTCACCGCCGTGCTGCACGGCGCCGGCCGCAACGAACCGCACGCCCTCGCCAACCTGGACGAGGCGTCGTTCCGCCGCACGCTCGCCACGAAGATCACCGGTCTGGAGAACGTGCTCACCGCCGTCGACCCGGCCGCCCTGCGTCTCCTGCTGACGTTCGGCAGCATCATCGGCCGGGCCGGGCTGCGTGGCGAGGGGGACTACGCCACCGCCAACGACTGGCTCACGGACCTGACCCTGCGGGTGCAGGAGGACTACCCCGACTGCCGCTGTGTGGCACTGGAGTGGTCCGTCTGGTCCGGGGCCGGAATGGGCGAACGGCTTGGCGTGCTGGAGTCGCTGGTCCGGGAGGGCATCGAGCCGATCCCCACCGAGGACGGCGTGGCCATGCTCAAGCAGCTGCTCGCCGAGGGGCGGACGCCGTCCGCCCTGGTGGTGATGGGACGGGCCGGCGGCCTGCCCACACTGACCCTGGAGACCGCCGACCTGCCGCTCATGCGCTTCGTGGACCGCCCGCAGGCCCACTACCCGGGCATCGAACTGGTCGTCGACTCCGATCTCAGCGCCTCCGACGACCCCTATCTGTCCGACCACGAGCTCGACGGCGACCTGCTGTTCCCCGCGGTGCTCGGCATGGAGGCCATGGCCCAGGCGGCCGCGGCGCTCACCGGGTTCGAGGGCGCGCCCGTCCTTGAGGACATGGAGTTCCTCCGCCCGATCGTCGTACCCCCGGACGGCCGGACCACCATCAAGGTCGCGGTGCTGGCCGAGAGCCCCGGGGCCGTGAAGGCCGTCATCCGCAGCAGCGAGACCGGCTTCCAGGCCGACCACTTCCGCGCCACGCTCCGCTACGACCGCCCGGAGCCGGAGGACGCCGGGCCCGTCCCCGTATCCGACGACGCACCGCGCATCCCGCTGGATCCCGCACGGGACCTCTACGGACCGGTCCTCTTCCAGGGGGCGCGCTTCCAGCGCCTCGCCGGCTACCGCCAACTGGCCGCCAAGGAGTGTGTCGCCGAGATCGCGGACATGGCCACCCTCCCCTGGTTCGCCCGGCACCTGCCCGACGAACTCGTCCTCGCCGACCCGGGGACACGGGACGCGCTGATGCACTCCATCCAGTGCTGCGTACCGGACGCCACGCTGCTCCCGGTGAGCGTGGAACGCCTCCACCTGGCGGACCCCGCCGCCGCGCGCGGCGACAAGCAGGTGACGCTGCACGCGCGGGAGCGGTCGCGCAACGGGGACACGTACGTCTACAACCTCGACGTCCGCGACGAGCTCGGCACCCTGGTCGAACGCTGGGAGGGGCTGGTCCTCCAGGCAGTCCGCAAGCAGGACGGCACCGGTCCCTGGCAGCCCGCCCTGCTCGGCCCCTACCTGGAGCGGCGCGCCGAAAGGCTCCTGCCCGAGGCCGTACGGTGTGTCGTCCGGCCCGACGGCGAGGCACCCGGGGAAGGGCTGACCGCCCGCCGGAAGGCCACCGCGGAGGCCGCCGGCTGGGCCCTGGGCCGCCGGACCACGGTGGACCACCGCCCGGACGGCAGGCCCGAGATCGCGGGCGGACCGCGGATCTCCGCCTCGCACGGCGCGGGGGTGACCCTGGTGGTGACCAGCGAGGCACCGGTGGCCTGCGACGTACAGCAGGCCGAGCACCGCTCCCCGGAGGAGTGGGCGGGGATGCTCGGAGCGGAAGGCACCGCTCTCGCCCGACTGATCGCGGCCGAGCACCACGAGGAGCCGTCGGTCGCGGCCACCCGGGTGTGGAGCGCGGTCGAGTGCCTGCGCAAGAGCGGACGTGCGGTCGCCGCGCTCACGGTGGACAGCACACCCGATGCCGAGAAGCACTGGGTGGTGCTGCGCTCGGGAGAGGCCCGCATCGCGACCTTCCCGACATCCCTGGAAGGGGTCGGTGAGCCCGTCGTCTTCGCGCTCATGGCCCAGCCCGTGGAGAGGAACGACTAA
- a CDS encoding acyl-CoA thioesterase encodes MSPYYEYRHLVGFEDTNLVGNVYYVNYLRWQGRCREMFLHERAPEVLADIQDDLKLFTLKVDCEFFAEITAFDELSIRMRLDDLTQTQVAFSFDYVRVRPDGTEDLVARGRQRIACMRGPNADTRPARVPEALRNALAPYAAPGQGQLIGTTSGAGT; translated from the coding sequence ATGTCGCCGTACTACGAGTACCGCCACCTGGTCGGGTTCGAGGACACCAACCTGGTCGGCAACGTCTACTACGTCAACTACCTGCGATGGCAGGGCCGGTGCCGGGAGATGTTCCTGCACGAGCGCGCACCCGAAGTGCTCGCGGACATCCAGGACGACCTGAAGCTCTTCACCCTCAAGGTCGACTGCGAGTTCTTCGCGGAGATCACGGCGTTCGACGAGCTGTCCATCCGTATGCGCCTCGACGACCTGACCCAGACCCAGGTGGCCTTCAGCTTCGACTACGTCCGGGTGCGACCGGACGGGACCGAGGACCTCGTGGCCAGGGGCCGGCAACGGATCGCGTGCATGCGCGGCCCCAACGCGGACACCCGCCCGGCACGGGTGCCGGAGGCGCTGCGCAACGCGCTCGCGCCGTACGCCGCACCCGGGCAGGGGCAGCTCATCGGTACGACGAGCGGGGCCGGGACATGA
- a CDS encoding flavin reductase family protein, whose translation MTLVDRLSVGPPPAADPTGPDLALGELRGVLGRFATGVTVLTTGRDTPQGMTANSFTSVSLEPPMILVCVKRTAALHDAILTEKAFAVSVLAGHQRDVAKYFADRGRPRGSREFETVDSTPGQHTGAPVLTDAQAWLECGLAAVYDGGDHSIFLGSVLDIGRGETDDPLLYFGGGFHQLPA comes from the coding sequence ATGACCCTCGTAGACCGGCTTTCCGTGGGCCCGCCGCCCGCGGCGGACCCGACGGGCCCGGATCTCGCACTCGGTGAACTGCGCGGTGTGCTGGGGCGCTTCGCCACCGGGGTCACCGTCCTCACCACGGGCCGGGACACCCCCCAGGGCATGACCGCGAACTCCTTCACCTCCGTCTCGCTCGAACCGCCGATGATCCTGGTGTGCGTCAAGCGCACGGCGGCGCTGCACGACGCCATCCTCACCGAGAAGGCGTTCGCGGTCTCGGTCCTGGCGGGCCATCAGCGGGATGTGGCCAAGTACTTCGCGGACCGCGGCAGGCCACGCGGCTCCCGTGAGTTCGAGACGGTCGACTCCACGCCGGGACAGCACACCGGGGCCCCCGTCCTGACCGACGCTCAGGCATGGCTGGAATGCGGCCTTGCGGCGGTGTACGACGGCGGTGACCATTCCATCTTCCTGGGCTCGGTGCTCGACATCGGGCGCGGGGAGACCGACGACCCGCTGCTGTATTTCGGCGGCGGATTCCACCAGCTGCCGGCCTGA
- a CDS encoding DUF1702 family protein, producing MATPLGSLRRLVLAPSLHSVSFAGRKFPVTRTPATDRLEMIPQSVVVGFEWGIESRGTAEVEQRLAMVEPEMRGFAYEGAAMAFTVRDTIRGHRTGELILGSGRPHFFLAYIGIGFAMARLPRPLWRKILPDLSDIPFHPTMSWLAVDGYGFDLAYFHTARWVDQQQRPVPYPWEGHPGYFLRAVDQGIGRALWFIHGGRPTAVAAAVARFAEDRRADLWSGVGLAATFAGGATAAELGRMRDTAARDGYAGDLAVGAVFAVKARHYADFVPGHTVAAASALTGLGIEEAVDLADRTEVERTGTGPEPQYELWRRNIRTQWLSTVVTPSHEE from the coding sequence ATGGCCACACCGCTCGGTTCGCTGCGTAGGCTCGTGCTCGCCCCTTCGCTGCACTCGGTCAGCTTCGCCGGCCGGAAGTTCCCCGTCACCCGGACCCCGGCCACGGACCGGCTGGAGATGATCCCCCAGTCGGTCGTCGTCGGATTCGAGTGGGGCATCGAGTCCCGGGGGACCGCGGAGGTGGAACAGCGGCTGGCGATGGTCGAACCCGAGATGCGGGGCTTCGCGTACGAGGGGGCCGCCATGGCGTTCACCGTGCGCGACACGATACGCGGGCACCGGACCGGGGAGCTGATCCTCGGCTCCGGCCGCCCGCACTTCTTCCTGGCCTACATAGGCATCGGATTCGCCATGGCGCGGCTGCCCCGCCCGCTGTGGCGGAAGATACTGCCCGACCTCAGCGACATCCCGTTCCACCCCACGATGAGCTGGCTGGCCGTCGACGGATACGGCTTCGACCTCGCGTACTTCCATACGGCGCGCTGGGTCGACCAGCAGCAGCGCCCCGTGCCCTACCCCTGGGAAGGGCACCCCGGCTACTTCCTGCGGGCCGTCGACCAGGGCATCGGACGGGCACTGTGGTTCATCCACGGCGGCCGCCCGACCGCGGTGGCCGCGGCCGTGGCACGGTTCGCCGAGGACCGGCGGGCCGACCTGTGGAGCGGCGTCGGTCTCGCCGCGACCTTCGCGGGCGGCGCGACGGCCGCGGAGCTCGGCCGGATGCGGGACACGGCCGCCCGTGACGGCTACGCCGGGGACCTCGCGGTCGGCGCGGTGTTCGCCGTCAAGGCGCGGCACTACGCGGACTTCGTACCCGGGCACACGGTCGCGGCGGCGTCCGCGCTGACCGGACTGGGCATCGAGGAGGCCGTGGATCTGGCCGACCGCACCGAGGTCGAGCGCACCGGCACCGGACCCGAGCCGCAATACGAGCTGTGGCGCCGGAACATCCGCACGCAGTGGCTGAGCACGGTCGTCACCCCTTCCCACGAGGAGTAG
- a CDS encoding DUF1702 family protein, whose product MANQFGRLRSRLLTPSMNETKLSTRGFHEKSPEARERLEMVGESFLTGYAHAAASSSTADAEAGLETVPAEFRGFAYEGAAMGMAVRDGLPIGGSRHVERFLDGEASKHAYMAYVGVGWAMARVPRFRWSRMYLADPLLRWLALDGYGFHQAYFRTDQYVHGQYQDPGFTWPGAPRSPYANRVIDQGVGRAAWFVGGTDVERITALLDAFPEDRHADLYAGAALAATYAGGVGKEELQLFLERSGKHRQWVAQGSAFAATARVEAGLDNAHTALATEVLCGTTPEQAVAVCRESRPGPGADRDTPAYEIWRCRIAERLTAGAEGRAL is encoded by the coding sequence ATGGCGAATCAGTTCGGCCGGCTCCGCAGCCGCCTGCTGACCCCGAGCATGAACGAGACCAAGCTGTCCACCCGCGGCTTCCACGAGAAGAGCCCCGAGGCGCGCGAACGGCTCGAAATGGTCGGCGAGTCCTTCCTGACCGGCTATGCCCACGCCGCCGCGTCCTCATCGACCGCGGACGCCGAAGCCGGGCTCGAAACCGTACCGGCGGAGTTCCGCGGGTTCGCGTACGAGGGGGCCGCGATGGGGATGGCGGTGCGTGACGGACTGCCGATCGGCGGCAGCCGGCACGTGGAACGCTTCCTGGACGGCGAGGCTTCGAAGCACGCCTACATGGCCTACGTGGGCGTCGGCTGGGCCATGGCCCGGGTGCCGCGGTTCCGCTGGTCGCGGATGTACCTCGCCGACCCGCTGCTGCGCTGGCTCGCGCTCGACGGATACGGCTTCCACCAGGCGTATTTCCGCACCGACCAGTACGTCCACGGGCAGTATCAGGACCCCGGCTTCACCTGGCCCGGCGCCCCTCGCTCCCCGTACGCCAACCGGGTCATCGACCAAGGGGTCGGCCGCGCCGCCTGGTTCGTCGGCGGGACCGACGTCGAGCGGATCACCGCTCTGCTCGACGCGTTCCCCGAGGACCGGCACGCCGACCTCTACGCGGGGGCGGCCCTGGCCGCCACGTACGCCGGGGGCGTCGGCAAGGAGGAACTTCAGCTCTTCCTGGAGCGGTCCGGGAAGCACCGCCAATGGGTCGCCCAGGGCTCCGCGTTCGCCGCCACCGCGCGCGTCGAGGCCGGGCTGGACAACGCGCACACCGCGCTGGCCACCGAGGTGCTGTGCGGCACCACCCCCGAGCAGGCCGTCGCCGTCTGCCGCGAGTCGCGGCCCGGTCCCGGCGCCGACCGGGACACGCCGGCCTACGAGATCTGGCGCTGCCGGATCGCCGAACGGCTCACCGCCGGCGCGGAGGGCCGGGCCCTGTGA
- a CDS encoding cytochrome P450, whose product MTATQAEATGTRRVPPGPSRLATFKLLNMLLRDRLALMRTAADGYGDAVRVAIGPKTLYFFNHPDYAKYVLADNPANYHKGIGLHQARRALGDGLLTSEGELWREQRRVIQPAFQAKRIAAQAEVVAEEAARMVGRLRSRTGTGPVDITGEMTELTLGVLGRTLLDEDLSGHTSIGHDFEAVQDQAMFEVVTLGAVPQFLPLPQQLRFRAARARLQKVTEKLAAERASRSGGDTDDVLSRLLESVHAEQDPRVARRRLRDELVTLLLAGHETTASTLSWAFHLIDQNPEVAERLRDEARSVLGDRLPEYEDLHRLTYTSMVVEETMRLYPPVWMLSRIAQAPDVIAGYGIPKGADVVVCPYTLHRHPGFWEQPERFDPERFDRRRRAQRPRYAYIPFGAGPRFCVGNHLGMMEAVFVIAMVMRELRLVLPKGASVVPEPMLSLRVRGGLRMSVRKA is encoded by the coding sequence GTGACCGCCACCCAGGCCGAAGCGACCGGGACCCGGCGGGTCCCTCCCGGCCCCTCCCGGCTGGCCACCTTCAAGTTGCTCAACATGCTCCTGCGCGATCGGCTCGCGCTCATGCGCACGGCCGCGGACGGCTACGGCGATGCCGTCCGGGTCGCGATCGGCCCCAAGACGCTCTACTTCTTCAACCATCCCGACTACGCCAAATACGTGCTCGCCGACAACCCGGCGAACTACCACAAGGGCATCGGCCTGCACCAGGCCCGCCGGGCGCTCGGTGACGGACTGCTGACCAGCGAGGGCGAGCTGTGGCGGGAACAGCGCCGGGTGATCCAGCCCGCGTTCCAGGCCAAACGGATCGCGGCCCAGGCCGAGGTCGTGGCCGAGGAGGCCGCCCGGATGGTCGGCCGGCTGCGCTCCCGTACGGGGACCGGGCCGGTGGACATCACGGGCGAGATGACCGAGCTGACCCTCGGCGTGCTCGGGCGCACCCTGCTCGACGAGGATCTGAGCGGCCACACCTCGATCGGCCACGACTTCGAGGCCGTACAGGACCAGGCGATGTTCGAGGTCGTCACCCTGGGGGCGGTCCCGCAGTTCCTGCCGCTGCCCCAGCAGCTCCGCTTCCGCGCCGCCCGGGCCCGGTTGCAGAAGGTGACCGAGAAGCTGGCGGCGGAACGCGCGTCGCGCTCCGGCGGAGACACCGACGACGTGCTCTCCCGGCTGCTCGAATCCGTGCACGCCGAACAGGACCCGCGGGTCGCGCGGCGCAGGCTGCGCGACGAGCTGGTCACCCTGCTGCTCGCCGGGCACGAGACCACGGCCAGCACCCTCAGCTGGGCCTTCCACCTCATCGACCAGAACCCCGAGGTGGCCGAGCGGCTGCGCGACGAGGCCCGCAGCGTGCTCGGCGACCGGCTGCCTGAGTACGAGGACCTGCACCGGCTGACGTACACCTCCATGGTGGTGGAGGAGACCATGCGGCTCTACCCGCCGGTATGGATGCTCTCCCGGATCGCCCAGGCCCCCGACGTCATCGCCGGATACGGCATTCCCAAGGGCGCCGACGTGGTGGTGTGCCCCTACACGCTGCACCGGCACCCCGGGTTCTGGGAGCAGCCCGAACGCTTCGACCCGGAGCGCTTCGACCGGCGGCGACGGGCGCAGCGCCCCCGCTACGCGTACATCCCGTTCGGCGCCGGACCGCGGTTCTGCGTGGGGAACCACCTCGGGATGATGGAAGCGGTGTTCGTCATCGCGATGGTCATGCGTGAACTCCGCCTGGTGCTGCCGAAGGGCGCGTCCGTGGTGCCCGAGCCGATGCTCTCGCTGCGTGTACGCGGGGGCCTGCGGATGTCCGTGCGGAAAGCCTGA
- a CDS encoding helix-turn-helix domain-containing protein, with protein MVKQDRALRTRTAIIRAAAVEFGQSGYDGTSLARISKTAGVSMGSLGFHFVTKAEMADAIQEEGGHLIRALVEQVTVRTEPPLTRVADLALDLVRLLETEPSVRATARLARERAAPSVWPSSWLSAVQDLLTEAHTADQLRNSARPGDVTSLVEHLINGAEAHLYARPETEQGHEGIVRQLERVWNLALTGVSREQLA; from the coding sequence ATGGTGAAACAGGACAGAGCTTTACGGACGCGCACCGCCATCATCCGGGCCGCGGCTGTCGAATTCGGCCAAAGCGGCTACGACGGCACATCGCTCGCCCGCATCAGCAAGACCGCGGGCGTATCCATGGGCTCACTGGGCTTCCACTTCGTGACGAAGGCGGAGATGGCGGACGCCATCCAGGAGGAGGGCGGCCATCTCATCCGGGCCCTCGTGGAGCAGGTGACCGTACGGACGGAGCCACCGCTCACGCGGGTCGCCGATCTCGCGCTCGACCTCGTCCGCCTCTTGGAGACGGAGCCGTCGGTCCGTGCCACGGCCCGTCTCGCCCGGGAACGGGCCGCCCCTTCCGTCTGGCCCAGCAGTTGGCTGTCGGCCGTGCAGGACCTCCTCACCGAAGCCCACACGGCCGACCAGCTCCGCAACAGCGCCCGGCCCGGGGACGTCACCTCGCTGGTGGAGCACCTCATCAACGGGGCCGAGGCGCATCTGTACGCAAGACCGGAGACCGAGCAAGGACACGAAGGGATCGTGAGGCAGCTCGAACGTGTCTGGAACCTCGCCCTGACGGGCGTATCACGGGAACAACTGGCTTGA